A window of Geotrypetes seraphini chromosome 16, aGeoSer1.1, whole genome shotgun sequence genomic DNA:
ctcgctaaagttaaaaggggatcgattccgtgcAAATATAAGGAAggtcttctttacccagagtggtagacatctggaacgctcttccagaggcagttataggggaaagcacccgtCAGGAATTCAAGAAAAgattagataagttcctactggaccagaaggctagactcaaatagagcactggtctttgacctaagggccgctgcgtgagtggtctgctgggcatgacggaccgctgatctgacccagcagcggcaattcttatgttcttactacaggTGATATGAATTCTTGAAGCTCATTTCATCTTTTTTTATGGGTGATTTTAATGCTACAATgtacagtacagtaaaaccttggtttgcaagcttatatcaaagcaaatttccccataggaaataatagaaactcaagacgatttgttccacaacccaagaactttaatacaaaatactatacgtactcgtattgcaagacgtcGCTCCTTTAGAACAGCCACtatactcttgcagcgtcagagagagaagaaccattggctcagttgtgatgtgtgtatactgtatgtacttgtattgaaagaccttgcttgtatatcaagttcaaatttaatgaaatgttttgcttgtcttgcaaaatacttgcaaaccaagttacttgcaatccaaggttttactgtatttatatgcattctgctccagatcactagtttgtcttcttccccccccctaccTTATCTTTCCTTCCTAGCATGTGGACTGATAAGAAGGTCTAGACCCTGAAACCTAAATCGCTGCTTCAGAAAACACAGCTGAGGGCACTGAAAGAGCAACAGACGATGGTACTACATAGAGTCTGCAAAAGAATGAGAAGCACAAACCCCATCTGTATTCCCGCCTTGATTTTTCTTTCGCTGGTTAGTCTGTCTCCTGCCCATTAACCAGAGTGCTAATTTGAGTTTCCAAAATGAAAGACAAAGAGCATAGGAAGGCCCGCTTATCAACTTGTCAGTGTGTATGACCTAAAATAGGCTGTTATTTCTGTAGGAAGTCCAGGAAATGTTATTTCTGAGCAAGACCAGAAAAATACAGAGGCGATTAAATCATACCCTTTGGATGAATAATATCTCCTTAAGAAAAGCCTActaaaagaatatataaaaatgaatggCTTTGTTCCTATGCTCAAATGTTAGACCACCTAGTACCCCTTTAAACTTTGAGGTGTGTTATTGTATCAAACAGAAATTAAAAACTCTTGTCTCTATCATTTGCTCTTCTAGTTCCCCCAGGTGAGGTGTGGTAATGACTGTGAGAACATCCAGCAGTGAGTATCATGATCAGTTCCTGGATCAAGATCTACTTGTCTTCTCTTGATGCAGTATTCATaagaatatgtatttatttataccccacATACAAAATACCATAGGATAAACATTCTTAATAAATTATCCACAGCAAATCATTCACTGGGGGTTCAGCTACCACACATTAGAACTTCTCTTGATTGTGGTCCTTTGTCCTCTGCCAGCATACAAAGGATGATGGGGTTTTCTGTTGACAATCAGCACCTCTACATTTTTAAGATTTATATTTAAGATGTGGCTTTCCAAAAGCTCTCTAAAGATATCTCCTTAGAGCGAGAGAGAAATCATAAGTAAAGCGATCTTAGTGAGTTATTTTATTTAGGCCATAACCAAATTATCGAAAATGTTTTGGCTCATGATAGCAGTGATCTGTGGAAAAGATAAGCAAATCAATTCAGACAGGCTAGGAACAGAAGGGACCCTGCATCACTTTCCACCAAACAGATAAAATCTTCCTGGGGAGAAATGAagacctagaacaggggtggaaAGCCACAGTCCTCGAAGATCACAACCCAGACAAGTTTTCAAGACTTCCATAAGGAAtataccagaggatgtggtaagagcggatacgtagctggttttaaaaaaggttcggacaagttcctggaggaaatgtccatagtctgttattcagaaagacacgggggaagccactgcttgccctggattggtagcatgaaatattgctactccttgggttttggccaggtactagggacctggattggccaccgtgagaacaggcttctgggcctgatgaaccattggtctgacccagtaaggctattcttatgttctggtgGTCATAGcctgttgtttgtgtgtgtgtggtgggggagggaataaggaTAGGTTTTTAGGCCTTTATGAAAGTGTTGGTAGGAGGGGCTGTTCCTTAATAGATCTCATGACTATCGTTGTGGTCatattgaaaacccaactgggttatgGCCCTCGAGTACTATGTCTCCATGTGGTTCTCACAGGTCCCGTTCTAAAGGGAACCACCACCCAGTTTCCATTCAAAATTCCATGTTGGTCAAATGCTAAAGAGATTCTTTAGAGACCGTATATTTTGCATGACCTATCCTAACCAGTGCTGTCCCTTTCTCCATGCGgaagaggacaattttcaaaggctTTTCCATTTATTTGCAgaaatcattttgaaaacttcTCGTGATAGGCAAAGAGGTCGGAGCTAAAGTGAAATTGATCACATAAGAAAGGAAAGGGATAAGTAACTTGATTTCTTTTCTCGTCCTCTCCTCTTCTGCCAGCTGCTCCAAATCCGACTGGGTTAACCTTTGGTATATATGGTAAGTGCCAAGAGTCTTCTCATTTAAAAgaactatttctttttttttttgcttctaacTCATCCCTAAGGACAGTGTCTTAGGTGCTAATTTGGGATTTGCTCAGATCAAACATTTTCATCttgcttttgttttgtttggctGTTTTCCCTGATTTTTGAGCAGTTTGGGGTgtttggggtggttttttttattttaaatacacTCATTTTAATAAGTtaataaggggcccttttactaagctatagcttaaaatggcataccatGGGGTACACTAAGGTGTCCTTCCTTAAGGGACACATGTGCAGGCTACCAGGCACTATAGGATAAATTTTATTGCTTGGCTGATAGAAggtatctggggggggggggggggaatgggcgTATCTATGCTAATTAGCACAGCCACATTACTATATGCTGATTAGTGTATGAGCTCTTTCTGGCTTTAAAATTTAGTGTATGGCCATtaaatcataaaatagaaaactGGCCATTTTCCGTCTGCAGTATTCAAGCAATTTTTAttgactgtcccggtgggctcccactctatcgaatgtacctgggagcaatgggggattaagtgacttgcccagggtcacaaggagcagtgtgggatttgaacccacaacctcatggtgctgaggctgtagatctaaccactgcactaaacactccccacagctttgtaaaagggtccctaaaagGGGCATTAGAACTTCTTAATGAAttgtagaaacatgacagcaggtaaaggccaaatggcccatctagtctgcccatccgcagtaacccttATCTCTTTTTCTCAGTGAGAGATCtcatgtgtctatcccaggccctcttgaattcagacacagtctctgtttccaccacctcttccgggagactgttccacacatctaccaccctttctggaaaAATGTATTTCATCATTAATTCACAGTTTAACGTCCATGAACCTCCTTTATTGCCTTCAGAGATaggtaatatataaaaaaagagaaagcaaGCAAGCAAGAAAGTCAGTCTCTCCCtatgcttacataagaacataagaattgccgctgctgggtcagaccagtggtccatcgtgccccgcagtccgctcacgcggcggcccccaggtcaaagaccagcaccctaactgagactagccctacctgcgtacgttccgtttcatcaggaacttgtctaactttgtcttgaacccctggagggtgttttcccctataacagcctccggaagagcgttccagttttctaccaccctctgggtgaaaaagaacttcattacgtttgtacagaatctatctcctttcaacctTAGGAAATGCTCTCTCGTTCttgctaccttggagagggtgaacagtctgtctttatctactaagtctattcccttcagtattttgaatgtttcaatcatgtctcctctcagtctcctcttttcaagagagtttctccaatctctcactgtacggcaactcctccagccccttaaccattgtagttgctcttctctggaccctttcgagtagcaccgtgtccttcttcatgtacggcgaccagtactggaagCAGTATtacaggtgagggcgtaccacagcctggtacagcggcatgataaccttctctgatctgtttgtgatccccttcttaatcattccaagcaacggggtgctgaaaagttctcaggccaataaaccaacttcctaaattccttgctttattttgccactgtagctgaaaagagtgccaccttatttcgttaagtgccaatttgcagaaatgaaattctctgttttgacgttgtttcagatcattgattgaaccatatccacctcattctcttcttggttgggctgagaacatttcagctcTCCCTTGTAGACTTATACTTGTCACAGTTTCAGGGCAAAAAGAGCATTAGAGTGTAGAGATTTGAACCGGGGACACCTAGTCCTTTTCCTGTAGCCACTCACTGACTGTAGTTAGCCTTTTCCACCTTCTGGAAGTATGACATGGAGGAGTCACAGCCTGTCCCTGTGCTCAGACACCTGTAGTCCCATCCCTTGTCCTTTgtctcttttttctctcccccGGCAGGCTGATAGTGGCGATTGGGGTTCTCCTGCTACTGTGTGGCATCACCTGTGCTTGCGTGAAATGCTGCTGCCTGCGTCAGCATCTGGCCGAAGCAGAGGCAGGAACAAGGGCCTATGAAGTGACAGTTATTGCCTTTGACCATGACAGCACCATCCAGAGCACTATTAGCTGTGAGTATTAGAAGCCAGATCTCAGGGGGGGGTCACACTGCAGCTCTGAGAGACCTTTTGTAGAAGGCTACAAAAGAGGAGTTGGTGGGGGCAGTGGGATGAATGGCTGATCTGCAAGTATCCTGGCTGTAAATGGGTACATGCTGCTTGTTCTGTTCTCACAGCTTAtattctactagtctttaagcccgttacattaacgggtgctagaatatgtatgtgtgtgtgtatttctttctttctctctctctctccttagcctgtttctgtatttctttctttctgtctttctttttcctcggcggtccaccaccaccccttgcctgctccccctgtccattctcccttcctttttcttcccctgtgtccaccaccaccccttcactggtccccttatccaacagcagcccttctccctttgttttacctccccccctgccaagcagcacctctttcttgctccccctgtccagcagtaggcctcccttcctttttttgcccccccatccatcagcacctcttcccctgtccagcagtacctcttttctgttccccctgtccagcagtaggcctcccttcctttttttccccccccccgtccatcagcacctcttcccctgtccagcagtacctcttttctgtttcccctgtccagcagtacctcttttctgttccccctgaccagcagtaggcctcccttcctttcccccgtccatcagcacctcttcccatgtccagcagcaacccttacctccaccgacatctgcctaaagccgccgcggcctgcaggcaccgacagcctctgcaGCCTACTCCCACTCCTTCCTCGCCGTccgtctgtcccccccccccccctcctgggaAGCTTCGTTTCTGGCttcggcagcctcctgtctgTGGGCCGGCCGCCCGCgccacagctcctctctcgatccccgcctggtgcggttcgagagaggagccgcggcgggtgggtgaggagggtgagaagatcctggcaggtgcgcctgtgcccctcctccccctcaccctccgaatcagcggcagactgcaaaccgccaaatgcaCCGAAGACGACCGCTGAGAAAGCTCCAGTCGCGCGCctccagcccccgcatgcgccctgaggtttagaatgttgccacagaagcacacctcagggcgccagcgctcacgaattttcaagagcgcatgcgcctctagcattttattattattgatgcacTTGTATTACACTGCTATCCTGTGGCAAGGGATTGTATTACATGGCCTTTAGAGTCTGTAATCTTTGACCCAATGTCAAGAGTGGCATATCTGCTTAAGTTCCCTCTTCCCATTACGTGATCTCTGTGACCCAGCAGGGCATCTTGGAAGCCTCCATTTCAACGAAGTCTAACCTAACCCTAAGTCAACTGTACAACTCAGGCCCTCTATAACTGCCTTTTAATTCCTTTCTATTCAATTGCTGTATAAATAAATCATTTTGGAAACTGAGTCGATACGCAGTGCTGAAGTGATGACAGTGTTTAACTTTCTGCTATAATGGCACTGCAACATGTGAAGCAAGGGCAGAACAACAGTAGATTTGGGATTGAAAGTTGGGTTTGCAGGTTGTCATAGAAGACACTGGTGAATTCAGTTCAAGAATTGTCTCTTCTATGTCTCGTCCCACAGCACTTCAATCTGTGTTTGGCCAAGCTGCCCGGAGGATCTTGGCTGTGGCTCATTCCCACAATTCTTCTCAGCTGTCTCCAGTTGTCTCCATGCCCACTGGCTTGGAGACCCCTCCCTGCTATGAAGAAGCCCTTCGAATGAGCAGGTTCACTGTGGCTCGGAGTACCGCTAAAACCCAGGAGTTGGCGACTGTCCTCGAGGAGAAAATGGAGACACCTGCTAAAGATCCAGTGCAAGAAGATAGCAAGAAGTTCTAATCCCAGCTATGTTACTTGACTCTGTGTGTGATTCTAGAAAAAGATGTTTTCCCATTTTTTCATCTGTAATCCCAAATTCTACCATTAACTCTCTTGGGTTAATGTCTCCAACAGGGTAGGGTTTGCATATATCATTACATGAATCAGCCTTATTCCCATTCCATACCAACTCGTGTATCCCGCAAATGTCAGCTAGGGCTTACACAATATTAGAATTACTACAGAGACATAGataacctaacggatgtagcggtatataagaaataaattacattacattacattacatattatatAGATATTGCATGGAAGATATCAGGTAGAGGACTGCATGAGAATGGATCAATGGGCCAAAAAAGGCGAGTTTCCTGAATTAGAAGTATGTGAGTGTTTGTCGAAGTCTGCccgggaggttgttccagattcTGGGCCCCTGAAACTCGAAGGTGGTCTCAAAGAGAGCCTTCCTGCGAACATGGCGGATAGAGGGGGGTGGTAGTTTCCATCGTTGGATTGTCCTTGAGTTGTAGAAGGACTGTGTTTTCGCCGTAAATGACCTTATGTACCATGCATACTACCTTGAATTGGACCCTGCTTctgactggcaaccagtgtagttccTTAAGGAGAGGTGTAACCCTCTCATATTTGGTCTTCTGTAAGTTTAGCCTTGCCGCTGTATTTTGAAACAATTGTAATCTCTTAAGGTCTTTCTCAGCAATACAGCAGTAGAGGGAATTATAGTAGTCAAGGTAGGGGAGGAGGACCGTTTGGGCTACTGTCCTGAAGTTTGTCAGACTCAAGGCTGATCTAATGGTTCTGAACTGTCTTAGGCGGAAGAACTTGACCAGTGAGCtgacctggtctctcatggttaggtcCGAGtcgaggatagaaacatagaaaatgacggcagaaagggccacggcccatcaagtctgcccactctaatgatccacccccctaatttcttccatgaagagatcccacatgcttatcccattttttcttaaaatctggcacgctgctggcctcgattaccccAAGGACTTTAGACGATCTGATAATGGCTATCTTATCTCCTGAGGCAAGGGTGAACTCTTGGTGGGGTGAAGTGTTTTGGTTGCCATAGTCTTCTGCTTATTTAGTTTGAGGAACCGCTGGTGGGACCATGTGCACAGGTCCTCTATTAGTGTGGAGATGTACTGAATCATATCTGAAAAAGAATCTTTTGCTACACATAGGAGGTAGATGTCATCTGCATTAGAGTAGGTGTGGACATGGGGACCAAGGTTTATCCTCCACAGAACTATTCAGTTAATGCTGGGATGGTGTCAAGGCGGAATAAGGATTTACCCAGTTAGTGGGCATTTTTATCCTGAATGCCTGAATAAAGTTAGGGCAGGTTTATCCAGGTAGTTATCTGGGCACATGTCAGAATATCATAGTCCAGATATTTAATAGCAGTTCCCAGATTAGGCCCATCAATGAATATCTCGGTCCAATTCAGGACACGACCATCAGCATCTTAAAAACCGCTGAGTGCCttgggctgaatatcagccactATATTTTTTGTCTCATCTCTAATCCCCAGCTCTGTCACTGACTGTGTAACCCTTGCAGACACCACTTTATCTTCCTTT
This region includes:
- the TMEM52B gene encoding transmembrane protein 52B isoform X2 — translated: MFPQVRCGNDCENIQHCSKSDWVNLWYIWLIVAIGVLLLLCGITCACVKCCCLRQHLAEAEAGTRAYEVTVIAFDHDSTIQSTISSLQSVFGQAARRILAVAHSHNSSQLSPVVSMPTGLETPPCYEEALRMSRFTVARSTAKTQELATVLEEKMETPAKDPVQEDSKKF
- the TMEM52B gene encoding transmembrane protein 52B isoform X1, which gives rise to MVLHRVCKRMRSTNPICIPALIFLSLFPQVRCGNDCENIQHCSKSDWVNLWYIWLIVAIGVLLLLCGITCACVKCCCLRQHLAEAEAGTRAYEVTVIAFDHDSTIQSTISSLQSVFGQAARRILAVAHSHNSSQLSPVVSMPTGLETPPCYEEALRMSRFTVARSTAKTQELATVLEEKMETPAKDPVQEDSKKF